Below is a genomic region from Erigeron canadensis isolate Cc75 chromosome 7, C_canadensis_v1, whole genome shotgun sequence.
GAGAAGACAAGATCAAGACTTAAAGCCCATCGATGCATATTTAGGCCCAAGATTAAAATTAGAGTCGGTCTAATTTAGACCTATGTTTCTAATTATTGTTCCAAGCTCTTGTATAAATAGAACCCTCACTAATACGATTAATTAatgaaatcaaaaatcaaaaataattccATTCGttttcatggtatcagagccaggttccgATCCTGGGAcctgtggtatcagagccctaagtcGACTTGGGCTTCATCATCTACCTCTTTAATCCCTAATTATATCACCTAAATCAAAACTGAAGCCACCATGGCCGGAGAAGAAGGCAGCGGCTCCAGTAACGATTTGGCATTACAATTAGCAACTCTTTTACAAAACAACAATCACCAAACTCAGAATCCGAAGTTATCGGACAACCTTCTAATTCATCTCAAGCTTAATAGTCAGAACTATGCTCTATGGACTCGAATGATTCGAGTTGCCATAGgtggaaaatcaaaaaatctaTTAAATCACTTAAGCGACTTACCTCCTGAGAAAGCCTCATCCGAAGAGTTTGAAACATGCGAGCAAGAGGATCTTATTGTATTCTCTTGGCTCATCCAAAATATAGAGCCAAATATTGCCGGAAACTTGACCGAGTTTTCCACCGCCAAAGAGTTGTGGGATGCTCTCGTCACTACTTATAGTAGCGGCAAGGATAAGTTACAGGCTTAAAATCTTCATGTTAAAGCCAACGAGATCAAACAAACCAACAAACCCATCGAAGACTTTTGGATTTCACTTCAAGGGATTTGGGGTGAGATTGATCGTATCGATCCAAATCCAATGAAGTGTCCAGAAGACatcaaaactaataataaaattcgATCCGATCAAAAATTGTTTCAATTTTTAAGTGGACTAGATCAAAAGTTTGAATCGGTCAAAAGAGAAATCCTTCGACTCGACCCTTTGCCGGCGACTGAAGCCGCATATGCAACCATAAGGAAAGAGGCCGCTCACCAACAAATTTTGGGAGCAACCACCACCACTGCCGCCGTTGAAGGAGCACAGGGCATAGCCACCGGATTAATGGTTAAGGAAGAAAATGGATTCGGGTTTGCCACCAAACGATTTAATCGAAGTAGTGACAAACAAAAATCTGTGATTCAAGATGATAAATCACATCTTACTTGTGATGAATGTGGCCTGAAGAGACACACCAAAGACCAATGTTTCCGATTGGTGGGTTATCCGGAATGGTGGGTCGGAAATAAAAAGGGTCGGAGATATAACCCATCCAATAGAGATAAATCTTCAACCACTCGCACTAACCCCACCAAAGAAAGTAATAGTAGTGATGGTCGGAGATCGGAGACGGGATTTGGTGGGGTGGCAGCGGCTGAAGGTGAACAGGGGGGTGGGTTTTCGGTGGTTGATGGTAAGAAGAAAGAGACAAGTCTctcaaatgattttattgagAAACACCGATCCACACAATACCACCATTCACCAAATCCACCTTTATATATTcatcaattttataaaaaaccaTTTTTTAATGGATCGGGTAATAGGCCGGTTTTTAATGGATCGGGTAATGGGCTTCATGCTCTAAATCGGCCAGCAAAGATAATTGGGCCTAAATCAATTGCGACGGGATTTGTGGCCCGTTCTGATCATTCAATGTCAAACGGGTCATGGATTTTTTATTGTGGTGCCACCGACACTATGACTTACGATATATcagatttttctattttttcaaaACCTAAAAGGACCCATATTCAAGCTGCTAATTACGGGAAAATGGATGTTATGAATGGAGGATCAGTTATGATCTCTCCAAACATCCGTTTAACTAACTGTCTTTATGTTCCATCTTTGTCTCACAAACTTTTGTCAATAAGTCATGTGACAAAGGAACTTAATTGCTCAGTTCTCATGCATCCTACGTTTTGTTTGTTACATGATATCAGGACGGGACAGATCATTGGGCGTGGCACTGAGAGAGAAGGACTGTattatgttgatgaagttgCTGAAAGCAGGACTGTCATGCTTGCTCATGGATCTAGTGAGAGAGAAgcatggttatggcatagaagattgGGGCATCCGTTAGTTAGTTATTTACATACCTTATTTCCGAAACTTTTTCCTTTGAATAAAAAGAGTGATTGTGAAACTTGCATTTTAGCAAATAGTCATAGGCAAACTTTTAAACCTAGTAATACTAGAGTTGATTTTCCTTTTTCATTGGTTCATTCAGATGTGTGGGGTCCTGCTCCAATTGTTGGAGATCATCATTTTAagtattttgtgatttttgttgaCGATTGCACTAGAATGACatagatttattttttgaaaaataaagatgaagTTTATGATAGATTCACTGTTTTTTATAACATGGTTcaaactcaatttcaaaaatctatcaaaatcatgaGAACCGATAACGGTGGAGAATATGTGAATTCACGAATGAACCAGTTTTTTCAATCCAAAGGAATTATTCATCAGACCACTTGTCCTCACACCCccgaacaaaatggtgtggcaGAAAGGAAATATAGGATACTTTTAGAAATGACTAGGGCTCTTATTATTGAGTCCTTCGTTCCAAAGGGTTTTTGGCCCGAAGCCTTAGCTACTACTACATACTTGATCAATCGACTTCCTACAAAGATTCTCGTTATGAAAACCCCTTTGAAAGTTCTTTATAAGTTTCATAAGCTTCCATCGGTTCTTACTTTGCAGACTAGAGTGTTTGGGTGTACAGTTTTTGTTCATATTCCAAAATCATATCGTGATAAACTTGAACCGTGtgctgaaaaatgtgtttttgtggGATATGGAGTTACTCAAAAGGGTTATAGGTGTTACAATCCTAAAACTCGTCGTATGTTTACTACGATGAATTGTGATTTCTTGGAAACCAAGTATTTCTACTCTCAGGAACTCAGTGGTCAGGGGGAGGAACAAAGTGACACACTGAGTTGGCTTCAGTATTCTTCAGATGTTCAGACTACAGATAAAGATCAAGATTTACAGTCCTCAGATCAAGATTTACAGTCCTCCTCTCAAAGTGTCAACCCAAGTCCAGACCTGATATCTGAGGTAAGTAATTCTGAACCAAACCATGATTTAGATATTCCTGTAAATGAAGTGCAGGGAAATGTGAATGAAGGATCCGAAAGTGTAGAAGAAGAAATTCCAGAAAGTGATTCAGCAGTACTTCCAGAAAGTGCTTCAACAGTAAATGTTCCAGAAAGATATATTCTTCCgccaaggtctaccagaggaaTACCTGCAAAACGATATTCTCCAGAAAGGAGTTCCCGATCTAAGTATCCGGTAGACAACTTTGTTGGTGTTGCAAATGGTGTTTTCTCCAAAGAAGCAAAGGCATTTACAACAAAATTATATTCAGAAGAACTTCCATCAGGAGTAGAACATGCTTTGAAGTTAAAGAATTGGAAAGATGCTATGAATAGTGAAATGGAAGCTCTAATCAAAAATGATACATGGGAGAAATGTGTTCTTCCATCAGGAAAGAATCCAGTAGGATGCAGATGGATATATACCATCAAATACAAACCAAATGGAGATATAGAAAGATACAAGGCAAGACTTGTTGCCAAAGGATACACTCAAACCTATGGCATCGACTATTCAAAAACTttttctccagttgcaaagCTAGATACAGTTAGGGTTCTTTTCTCAATAGCAGCAAATCAAGGCTGGTCTCTTCATCAATTTGATGTGAAGAATGCCTTCTTacatggagaattagaagaagaagtgtatatgGAAGCTCCTCCAGGTTTTTCTCATGATTACAAACACGGGGAAGTATGTAGACTGAAAAAGTCCTTTTACGGGCTTAAACAGTCACCCAGAGCTTGGTTTGGAAGATTTACTCTTGCTATGAAGAAATATGGATACCAACAAAGCAATTCAGATCACACTTTATTTCTTCGTCGTAAAGGAAATCTAGTGACATGTCtaataatttatgttgatgatatgattattaCAGGAAATGATGAAAAGGAAATGAACGAACTAAAAACAGCTTTGTTTTCAGAATTTGAGATGAAAGATTTGGGAGATTTGAAGTATTTTCTTGGAATAGAAGTTTCAAGATCAAACCGTggaatttttatttgtcaaaagaagTATATATTGGATCTTCTAGCTGAAACAGGAATGATTGATTGCAAACCAGCAGATACACCCATGATCATCAATCAAAAATTATTTGTGAAGACAGAAGCTAAAACTATTGATAAAGGTAGATATCAAAGGTTGGTAGGGAAACTTATTTATTTGGCTCATACACGTCCTGACATAGCATATGCTGTTGGAGTGGTAAGTCAGTTTATGCATCAAGCTCAGGAAGACCATATGGATGCAGTTCTACGAATTATAAAGTATCTTAAGAAGACATCAGATCATGGAGTGTTATTCAAAGCTAATGGTCATCTCAAGATTCAGATATATACAGATGCAGATTGGGCAGGAGATAAAGGTAATCGAAGATCAACTTCTGGTTATTTCTCAATGATAGGTGGTAATTTGGTTacatggaaaagtaaaaaacaaaaagttgtttcCTTGTCAAGTGTTGAAGCGGAATTTAGAGGCATAGCTAGAGGGTTAGCAGAAGCGTTATGGTTAAGGAAGCTTATGACTGAAATAGGTTTTGCTCCGAaagaaaacattaaaataatgaGTGATAATGAAGCTGCTATCCAGATCTCAGAAAATCCAGTTCAACATGATAGAACCAAACATGTGGAAGTTGATCGTCATTTTATAAAAGAGAAGTTGGAGAATGGGATTATTAAACTACCTTTTGTTAAATCTGAAGAACAGCTTGCTGATATTCTAACCAAAGCAGTAGGAACGTCTGTGTTTCATAAATGTCTAAGCAAGTTGAATTTCGGTAGTCCCgctattcaacttgagggggagtgttagatATTGTGGGATCAGAAACGTGTTCATCACGTCCCGAGAAGACAAGATCAAGACTTAAAGCCCATCGATGCATATTTAGGCCCAAGATTAAAATTAGAGTCGGTCTAATTTAGACCTATGTTTCTAATTATTGTTCCAAGCTCTTGTATAAATAGAACCCTCATGTAATACGattaattaatgaaaacaaaaatcaaaaataattccATTCGTTTTCAGTTACCGCCACTGTTTGCATAAACTATagcaaaacaaaaatctttaaaGTCAATAATAGTAGCTAAAGAAATTGAAATGGAGCCAGAGTCTAAACAAGGGAACATAAAGATTGTTTTGGAAAACAATATATGGATTCTTAAAGGAATTGCttcattaactctttttttttaattattatttttattcttatagTATGGTATGTTTCATTAACTTTCAAGCATCTTTATACTGCTACCTCGGTAGCTCAGGTCTTCTTGGATAATATTTCAAACTTGAAAGGGATGCCAGGTAAtgttggcatatgatcatattattataagtcgcatgtccgagaataatttaagcctacggggtcacacgaaatgacacggtaactcgataataacaattgatatattaaagtaatatactaattagtttgatcacgaaataattaattaaacatagttaaaggattaattatatttaattaattaaaaaggaggattaaaatgtgaaaattggaaagtgggCTTGGACCTAGGTCCATGACATGGGACGGTTTCATCAAGGCTTTCCATAgccttgatgttgcttaatttcCAAGTAATGTTAACCTAAAATTACCCTATAAATATAAGGGCTAATTCCtaggtttttcattcattcacacAAGAAAAAAACCTCTCTTTTCCTCCTTCTATTCCTTTCGGCCGAAAACACAAACTCATAAAGAGTTTTGGTTTTGTCCGTTCGACAACTACATAGAACATATCACTTACAATTAATGCTTTAGCATTAATTAAAGTCTTTGGTTTTGTTAGTTGATAACAAAAGGATTCGGTTCATAAGGGTTTTCGATATAAGGGGATAAACAAAGATTGttaggttcgtgatcgggtactagcatacattattcggggtgtctagcgtgcgatcgtggaggggttttgctttaaaccctaagcattaataataatcttattattattatttcaattggatctttgcatataaggtacacgtctcgattctctctttgttaattattgtgattgcatatatgtttcaatttcttccgttgcgcttattcgtgatcttgtatgtttatatgttcatatattctaacagGTAAATCATTTCGGATAAAAATCAAGTATTTTTTTATCAGCTATTGGAAGGAAGTGTTCAAAGTTCATCAAACTATCTTGGCCCATTCCACTGCATATCACCCTCAAGTCAGGGACAAACTGAGGTACTCAATAGATGCCTGGAGAGTTATTTGCGACATGTCACTTTGGAACAATCTACTTCGTGGGTAAAATGATATAGTTCTTCTTACTATTCGAGTATTTGCATGTCACCTTATGAGGCTTTATTTGCACAGACACCTCCCTCTGACATTATTTCTTACCGATTGGAAGTTTTCACTACTCTTTAACTTGTCTTGAACATGATCTGTTCTATAGGCTCGTACGTCGGTATCTTTGATTCCTATCAAAACAAGACAGGCTTGCGCATGAAGGTTACTTATTTCAAAAACCCATTCAAGCAAAAACAACAATATATGTTTTTCAAGCATACAACCCACATAATTCTCTATGATCCAATATCTATCAAAGTTGTCTAACCTTAAAAGCTTAAAAGAAACAACTTCTTACAAATGTTACATTCAACAGGTAATCTTTGAATAACACGTTATGCTAAATCTCGACAACCCAGGTGTTGAAGAAGCTTTACTAGAATGACTAAAATGCTTAAATATGACGATGAATCTTTTGTTACTATCAATTCTTTGAGAATCGAGAGAAACCATACAAGCTTGATTTTGGAATTGAACATACGCTTTTCTTTCAACAACTCATTTTAAAGTAACAGATGATTTGGCTTAACTTGTAACAAAATGTAAGATGGGTATGAACTTTTAAAATCATACTGATGAGAAATGAACCTGATTCATTTCCATTGACTGTGGAGAAGATCGTGTGTCATCCTTCAATATTTTCTCAAACTTATATTCGCCGTAAAAGTAAGAAGCAAATCCCCATAGAGACAAAATGAGTGCAACGCCTTTCTCAGCTTGAAACTTCTCTTTATAGAAAATAACAGCCAATACCTCTGTTACTGGAAGAAGAACGGCGATTATCACTCCTGACAGTAACGATGATGCACAAAATATCACTCCTATTGCTCCCAAGAAGAAGCATTGCCAAATTAACGCGCTAGCACACAATATTGCataatattttgtttgtccTAGTTTGAAATCATCTGCTTCCCTCGGAATCACCTACACAGAAAACAGTTATCAGTAATTGAATTCCAGAATCCCATCAACGGGGCCTGTGGTGGAGTGGTTGAGGTAACACCCGGTGTCCTAAGTGACCCAGGTTTGATCCCTAACCATCCTCTACATTTGTGCTGACATGAAATTAATATTGGCCCAGGTTAGAGTAatttcaacccgtcaacccacaAACCCAAACATGAACCCGACGTGATTCTGAACTCTTGTTTCCTCGGTCAGTTCAAAACTGTAGAAGcaatttttgtttgatttgCTAGTCAATGATTCGAACGAAACTGAATTATTATCTTGCCAAATGGAGTATCACAGCCTTTTTAAGTTGGAAAAAGATCTAGATGTTAGattgatattaaatttataagaTCTCATCAGATGATTAGAGGCCTAGGTGAAAACAATCCCCCATTTGACCAAAGTGATCCTTCAAGCAGAGAACTATTTCACAATATAAACCTCAAACTCAAACTCAAACTCAAACTTTTCATATGAACTATTTCAGTTTACATAGTTCACTGGTTAATTTAGATTATtaaatttatcaataaaattgATTCTGATGGTCAAGAGTTATATTGCACATAATTAACTGCTTGATCATCTCAAATTTAATGTCATTTTTGGGAGTAGATGTTTTTATACTTAATTCAATTCACTTAATACCAATGACCTTCTGTTCAAATGGTTGAGGTGTGGTATagtgaatttcatatttaccctcattaaaccatataaatatcaaatatatccatctcatattaaaaatattaaatttatccaactgaaatattaaaatatcaaatatacccaaatcactaatttaataatatttatacataaaaaatcaataataattattttttaatcatagAATGACAATAATATCcttttaaaattgttaaaattctGCTTATTTTCATTCTCATAACATGCTTTCATGAATCAAAATTGTTATGATAACGCTCTCCattattgttttgttaaatatttcttttttttttttgtttacttttctCAGTGTTTAGACTTTAGATGATTCATAAGGTTTGAAATTACCCATTATGTAGTCAGTGACCTACTGAATTTTGTCAAAAACGTAATCTGCTAAGAACGTACAAGATAGttaatttagtattttataatgcatatttagtttataaaagtttggaTACAGCCGTGTAGATTTCATGATCAGGCTAATAAGAACAAGAAGTGTTTTATTAATCACATGGAGCAACTTATCGAGAAgtctttttgttaaataatcaTATTTGGCATTTCAATAGTTACACATTTTAAAATTCtttaatatatgtaaaagaatGTTGCAGATGCATTATCGTTGTTTTAAGTAGGGTATTGTAGTctttatatgattaaaaaatagttatcattgatttttttatgtataaatgttATTAAATTAATGGTTTGaggatatttgatattttaatattaatgttgggtaaatttgatatttttaatgtGAAATGAGTATATGATATTTACATGGTTTAATGAggataaatatgaaattcactCTTCACTTAACGGGGACATTGTGGGTTTGAATCGTCAAATATAATGTGacaaaaaaatactaataattgGGGTTGTACTTGGTCAAGAGAGTTTTCACTCACATATAGCGGGTTTTCTCGAGTGTATCCATCTTGAGAtcctttaaaattattattaactttataggtaaagttgatgattttgacctttggattaaaatcaagggtcaaatTTCAAATATCAACTTTGAATTCTAACCTTTAAATTTAATCCAAATGTCAAGATTCTCTTAACTTCAcctataaaattaataataactttagaggGTCTTAATCCCATCATTGGATGACGGCCCGTTAATGATTCAAACTTActgttaataatttaaaaaaaaaaaaattcacatacTTAATTGATAGTTACGTATCTTAGTATATACTGTAGTAATTAAGTTGATTCGGATGTATAACGTGTACTAAATGTGCCTTTTTGTATGTTTGCAACTTAATTGGCAGCATAGAAAGAAATACGAGTAATTTAGAATACAAACAAATAAGTGCCGTAAAGAATGGTAGAGATATGTACCTTGAAGTCGTTATTGAAGATCATACCCACCATACAAAATATGGtagcaaacaaacacataattatCTGAATCTCCACCACAAGTGTATACGTAATCTCTTGATTTGCCTTGTTGTAAGTTAATTCAACCAAAGGCAATACAAATCCATACAACAAAGCCGCCAAAAGTGTCATAACAAATCCTAACAGATATTCTTTCTTACTCTCACCTTTTGGCCTATCACTACTTGTATGCAACGCCAATACTCCTGCCCCAACTGTTAACAAGACTACCGCGTTTATTGAATAGGGCGTGAACTTTTGTTTCACGAGCAAGTAAGCAAAGAAGGCCAAGAAAGCGAGATGAGGGGTGAGGAGTAAGGCCGATGTGGATATGGGAAGACGGGCAACCCCATATGCATAAAGGTAGTCATCTAGACCGGTTAGGAGACCTATAAATGCTACCGCGAAAAATAATCTAGGACGCATGTAAATGAGCTTTGTAGGTTTGTTTTTTGTGGTTGTACGGCGGTGGAAGTAGAGAATTATGAGGACAATTATGAAGACCGGCCATCCTGCAGTTTCTAGAAATGAGGATAGCCAGACGCGGTTACCACCGTGGATGAAGTAGAGGCGTGTGACCAATGGGCCACCACAGTTTCCGATGGATAACAAGATACAACTTAGGATTAAAAGGGCTTTTTTAGCGGTCGGGGTCGTTTTAGTGGTCGTAGGCGCCATCGTGGTAGATGTTGTCGTAGCGGTGGTGGTAATAGCAGGGATGGTTTTTGCAAGGTTCTCCATAGTAGTTTAGTTCTAGAGTAATACTTtactttgaaagaaaaataacataagTATTGTTGATGATCCAATTTATGTGCATTATTGGTACATGTATATATCACTATCAAACAAATGTAAATTTCATGTAATCTTAGTCGTTAgtatataatttttcttaagttaatacataattttaatatcaaatatatatcttttatttgaaacaGAAATCTTTAAGAAGCAAAACTTTTCACCTCGATTTTTAAACACTGCTAAATCCaaatatcttatatcaattgagagattttcttttttctcgtcttttttttttcttaagtaGCTAAGTTGATAATATAGTGAACCTAATAACAATAATTGTAGGTAAGATTGACTGTCTGAGTGTATTTTTTTGACCAATATTCATTTTACTAGTCCATATGCAGATTGGTAAGCGACAAAACTGAACGTCTGGAGTCTGAATTATTCTTGTGGTGTTATTATGATCAAGACGTGATTAcgtgaagaagaaaagagaaattCAGTTTTGCAAATTAAGCTATAGCTTTTGTTAATCAATAATATTGTGTATGGATAGGGATGAAAATCGTAATCCGATCCAATAAACCCGATCCGATCGATTATTAGTGGATATGAATGGAGTAATGGAGCGAATATAAATGTTTAATGAAGTGGATATGGATGAAAGTTTGTCATCCATGAATGTCATCCATTAATCGGGATTAataaaattagttatttttatggGGAtagtaatataaggttgtcgggtatctaagcttaggtgtgggagactcacatactaattttttaaaccataaatatcatggggggccaagtatttattcattaaacaagaaataataaaatattggtatgtgaggggttccaagcataagcttaggtgccggataaccttatattctcttttccctatttttatttatattattacatatataaatgcaCATGTGTTTAACATATTTTACATTTTCGTTAGTATTAATATCCTTACGATGTACGGTTTCATATAtactattattaatttgtttaggAGATTTAGTTTACGTTGTCTAAAACAGGTCCTCGTTAGAGAGtaccctcaccctcaataccacGTAGGAGGAAAGTACTCAATTAAACTGCCGAAAGGCATAACATTTAATTGGGAAATTTTTGTCCTCTCAGCAAGACTTGAACCTGAGTCACGCATTACTGAGAGATTTGTGTGAGATACCTTATACCATTGAGCTAATTGTTGTTtggtaaataaaaatattatctaAACATGCTACATTATATGTAATTGGTTTTTAAAATGATTGcctaatattaaaaaacatgtaTCTGAAATTATTGATCTAGAactaaattcatttttttattcCTAATTTGACAATGTAATGATGAATATAACATATTATTTTACATAGATAGTTATCAGCAAGGAAAATAAATGATCCATTATGTATGtcaaaaaatatctataatatggAACTTTTCAAAGATACATTATTAGGAGTACTCGATCGTTTATAGGGTTTATGGCATACAAATGTAACCACTTATGATCAAAtcgttatgtaatgtagtgacctattcatgtggctatgtaatgtatgcacttatgttttcttggctactagattttagacccgtgtccaacacggGACACggaatttacgatattaacaatattaaatcttcatacatttaagtcacaaaagtttacaattttaaaaaaaacacgattttaagtgttataacgcatatgtttattttcaatcacttgttctatgataatatgataacaattaggattgtttttatattttttgataacaattaggactcttctaatatttgttaataagtcattaggttttcaaataaatatttttttgtagaaaatatttcatatatatgttaaattttttttatttaattaaatgattgtaaattttaaaaaaatttcttaagttgatgactaaaaataaatataaattaagtattcagggctaaaaagtgtaaattattgatggaaaacaaaaaagtgtaaattaatgagactttttctacaaattaatataaatattaatataataatatatttggataatgattattaggatttttaatttgtagtttatctaaatgatgacatcatcaaaagtcaatttgatgaaatcgaacgatgcgATTGGTTAATTTGTCATTAGtccaactgtcttatagtatatattaagatactatgtaaaatatgtacggactttacatagtatagcaaaaaaaaaaatacataggttcttacattgattgacccaaataaaaagaaccttacatagtatagccaagaaaacataggtgcataTATTACATAGCTACCTGAATAGGTCACtatattacataaccatttggtcataggtggttacattcgtatgccattatcCCATCGTTTATATG
It encodes:
- the LOC122607411 gene encoding purine permease 1-like, with amino-acid sequence MENLAKTIPAITTTATTTSTTMAPTTTKTTPTAKKALLILSCILLSIGNCGGPLVTRLYFIHGGNRVWLSSFLETAGWPVFIIVLIILYFHRRTTTKNKPTKLIYMRPRLFFAVAFIGLLTGLDDYLYAYGVARLPISTSALLLTPHLAFLAFFAYLLVKQKFTPYSINAVVLLTVGAGVLALHTSSDRPKGESKKEYLLGFVMTLLAALLYGFVLPLVELTYNKANQEITYTLVVEIQIIMCLFATIFCMVGMIFNNDFKVIPREADDFKLGQTKYYAILCASALIWQCFFLGAIGVIFCASSLLSGVIIAVLLPVTEVLAVIFYKEKFQAEKGVALILSLWGFASYFYGEYKFEKILKDDTRSSPQSMEMNQESKIPTYEPIEQIMFKTS